A stretch of Chionomys nivalis chromosome 26, mChiNiv1.1, whole genome shotgun sequence DNA encodes these proteins:
- the LOC130866917 gene encoding dnaJ homolog subfamily B member 6 isoform X2 codes for MVDYYEVLGVQRHASPEDIKKAYRKQALKWHPDKNPENNEEAERKFKQVAEAYEVLSDAKKRDIYDKYGKEGLNGGGGGGSHFDSPFEFGFTFRNPDDVFREFFGGRDPFSFDFFENPFDDIFGSRRASRGNRSRGAGSFFSAFSGFPSFGGGFPAFDTGFSSFRSLGHGGLTSFSSASFGGSGMGNFKSISTSTKIVNGKKITTKRIVENGQERVEVEEDGQLKSLTINGLKEGGKRKKQKQKEDSKKKKSTKGNH; via the exons ATGGTGGATTACTATGAAGTTCTGGGCGTGCAGAGACATGCCTCACCTGAGGACATTAAAAAGGCGTATCGGAAACAGGCACTTAAATGGCATCCGGACAAAAATCCTGAAAATAACGAAGAAGCAGAGCGGAAATTCAAACAAGTAGCTGAGGCATATGAGGTGTTATCGGATGCAAAAAAGCGGGACATCTATGACAAATACGGCAAAGAAGGATTaaatggtggaggaggaggtggaagtcATTTCGACAGTCCGTTTGAGTTTGGCTTCACATTCCGGAATCCAGATGATGTCTTCAGGGAATTTTTTGGTGGAAGGGACCCATTTTCATTTGACTTCTTTGAAAACCCATTTGATGACATTTTTGGGAGCCGAAGGGCTTCCCGAGGAAATAGAAGCCGAGGTGCAGGCTCGTTTTTCTCCGCCTTCAGTGGATTTCCTTCTTTTGGAGGTGGATTTCCTGCTTTTGACACAGGGTTCAGTTCATTCCGGTCACTAGGACACGGGGGTCTCACGTCATTCTCTTCAGCATCATTTGGTGGCAGCGGAATGGGCAACTTCAAATCAATATCAACTTCTACTAAGATAGTTAATGGCAAAAAAATCACTACAAAGAGAATTGTGGAGAATGGTCAAGAAAGAGTAGAAGTTGAAGAAGACGGGCAGTTAAAGTCCTTGACGATAAATG GGCTCAAGGAAGGTGgcaagaggaagaagcagaagcagaaagaggacTCGAAGAAGAAGAAGTCGACCAAAGGGAACCACTAG
- the LOC130866917 gene encoding dnaJ homolog subfamily B member 6 isoform X1, with amino-acid sequence MVDYYEVLGVQRHASPEDIKKAYRKQALKWHPDKNPENNEEAERKFKQVAEAYEVLSDAKKRDIYDKYGKEGLNGGGGGGSHFDSPFEFGFTFRNPDDVFREFFGGRDPFSFDFFENPFDDIFGSRRASRGNRSRGAGSFFSAFSGFPSFGGGFPAFDTGFSSFRSLGHGGLTSFSSASFGGSGMGNFKSISTSTKIVNGKKITTKRIVENGQERVEVEEDGQLKSLTINGVADENAFAEECQRRGQQIPALAPGPAPATVRALSPARAPAPAPTPAPSISTRTQKPPRPAPTAKLVSKSNWEDEEQDRQRVPGNWDAPMTSAGLKEGGKRKKQKQKEDSKKKKSTKGNH; translated from the coding sequence ATGGTGGATTACTATGAAGTTCTGGGCGTGCAGAGACATGCCTCACCTGAGGACATTAAAAAGGCGTATCGGAAACAGGCACTTAAATGGCATCCGGACAAAAATCCTGAAAATAACGAAGAAGCAGAGCGGAAATTCAAACAAGTAGCTGAGGCATATGAGGTGTTATCGGATGCAAAAAAGCGGGACATCTATGACAAATACGGCAAAGAAGGATTaaatggtggaggaggaggtggaagtcATTTCGACAGTCCGTTTGAGTTTGGCTTCACATTCCGGAATCCAGATGATGTCTTCAGGGAATTTTTTGGTGGAAGGGACCCATTTTCATTTGACTTCTTTGAAAACCCATTTGATGACATTTTTGGGAGCCGAAGGGCTTCCCGAGGAAATAGAAGCCGAGGTGCAGGCTCGTTTTTCTCCGCCTTCAGTGGATTTCCTTCTTTTGGAGGTGGATTTCCTGCTTTTGACACAGGGTTCAGTTCATTCCGGTCACTAGGACACGGGGGTCTCACGTCATTCTCTTCAGCATCATTTGGTGGCAGCGGAATGGGCAACTTCAAATCAATATCAACTTCTACTAAGATAGTTAATGGCAAAAAAATCACTACAAAGAGAATTGTGGAGAATGGTCAAGAAAGAGTAGAAGTTGAAGAAGACGGGCAGTTAAAGTCCTTGACGATAAATGGTGTGGCCGACGAGAACGCCTTTGCAGAAGAATGCCAGCGGAGAGGCCAGCAGATACCAGCTCTGGCCCCTGGCCCGGCCCCAGCAACAGTCCGGGCACTCTCCCCGGCCCGGGCCCCAGCTCCAGCCCCGACTCCGGCCCCTTCTATCAGCACccgcacacagaagccacccagGCCTGCCCCGACGGCCAAACTTGTGTCTAAAAGCAACTGGGAAGATGAAGAGCAGGACAGGCAGCGGGTTCCTGGCAACTGGGATGCCCCCATGACCTCAGCAGGGCTCAAGGAAGGTGgcaagaggaagaagcagaagcagaaagaggacTCGAAGAAGAAGAAGTCGACCAAAGGGAACCACTAG